In Prescottella soli, a genomic segment contains:
- a CDS encoding ScnB: MTTAQGYDVILHTLPQDSERAGALPDTDRRPDPWESAMQATCECLSWRGSWDNLERRHTEDELGETIYREFPVHSRSAITAAHTFLDRGIVTQDELRAKMEQVRARLEGN; the protein is encoded by the coding sequence GTGACCACGGCACAGGGCTACGACGTCATCCTCCACACGCTCCCCCAGGACTCCGAGCGTGCGGGAGCCCTCCCCGACACCGATCGCAGGCCGGACCCGTGGGAGTCGGCGATGCAGGCGACGTGCGAGTGCCTGTCGTGGCGCGGCTCCTGGGACAACCTCGAGCGCCGGCACACGGAGGACGAACTGGGCGAAACCATCTACCGCGAGTTCCCCGTCCATTCGCGGTCCGCGATCACCGCCGCGCACACGTTCCTCGATCGCGGCATCGTCACCCAGGACGAACTGCGGGCGAAGATGGAACAGGTGCGGGCGAGACTGGAAGGCAACTGA
- a CDS encoding CbtB domain-containing protein produces MAIAYSPDRSADSVAVALIAAAVVLLAMLALYLVGFDQGAISRSGMYMHELMHDGRHLLGLPCH; encoded by the coding sequence ATGGCAATTGCCTATTCACCCGACCGCTCGGCCGACTCGGTCGCAGTCGCACTCATCGCCGCGGCAGTGGTACTGCTCGCAATGCTCGCGCTCTACCTGGTCGGATTCGACCAGGGCGCAATCTCCCGCAGTGGCATGTACATGCACGAACTGATGCATGACGGTCGGCACCTGCTGGGCCTGCCGTGCCACTGA
- a CDS encoding response regulator transcription factor yields MTDAGPITVLIVDDDPFVRRGVADIFKPVPDIAVVGDASDGDEVLGAVRTFRPHVVLMDLKMKRVGGLEATRMLMGLSNPPKVVAMTSMDVDDLVVKSVAAGAHSFLSKDEPPHTFHQSVRVVAAGNTLFSPESLRRIVAAGGAIRENGPDLSRLTDRERDVLAVLAEGESNADIGKRLYMSETTVKSHVSAILGKLGARNRVEAALGAFRAGLVV; encoded by the coding sequence ATGACAGATGCCGGACCGATTACCGTCCTGATCGTCGACGACGACCCGTTCGTGCGGCGAGGCGTCGCCGACATCTTCAAGCCCGTCCCGGACATCGCGGTCGTCGGGGACGCGAGTGACGGCGACGAGGTCCTGGGCGCCGTCCGGACGTTCCGCCCGCACGTCGTGCTGATGGATCTCAAGATGAAGCGGGTCGGCGGGCTCGAGGCCACACGGATGCTGATGGGGCTGTCGAATCCTCCCAAGGTCGTGGCGATGACGTCGATGGACGTCGACGACCTCGTCGTCAAGTCCGTCGCGGCCGGAGCCCACAGCTTCCTCAGCAAGGACGAGCCCCCGCACACGTTCCATCAGTCGGTCCGCGTGGTTGCGGCCGGAAACACGTTGTTCAGCCCGGAGTCGTTGCGCCGCATCGTCGCTGCGGGCGGTGCGATCCGGGAGAACGGCCCGGACCTGAGCCGGCTCACCGACCGCGAGCGAGACGTGCTCGCCGTGCTCGCCGAGGGGGAGTCGAACGCCGACATCGGTAAGCGGTTGTACATGAGCGAGACGACGGTCAAGTCGCACGTGTCGGCGATCCTCGGCAAGCTCGGCGCGCGCAATCGCGTCGAGGCCGCCCTGGGTGCGTTCCGGGCCGGTCTCGTCGTCTGA
- a CDS encoding CbtA family protein, protein MPLTTITESLKTLLLRGLLAGLIAGLLGGAVAFVVGEPHVQAAIEIEESAAAPEADHHAGEAAPHEHGSEAAEPEGHSHGDDALVSRTGQRFGLFLATGFAGLALGAIVAVVVHYARRFTALPGPLLAAGVAGCGWLAIEAVPFFKYPANPPAVGDPETINERTLLWLAAVILGLVAVAAAVYAGRLLKSQELVSARVIGQIAAFLVVVAVGYIALPGINEVGEDFPATLLWQFRISSLATQASLWLALGLAFAFLTERAQRRAIR, encoded by the coding sequence GTGCCACTGACCACGATCACCGAAAGCCTCAAGACCCTCCTCCTCCGCGGCCTGCTGGCCGGCCTGATCGCCGGCCTGCTGGGCGGAGCCGTCGCCTTCGTAGTGGGTGAACCCCACGTGCAGGCGGCGATCGAGATCGAGGAGTCCGCTGCCGCACCGGAGGCGGACCACCACGCCGGCGAGGCCGCCCCGCACGAACACGGTTCCGAAGCGGCGGAGCCGGAAGGGCATTCGCACGGCGACGACGCCCTCGTCAGTCGCACCGGACAGCGCTTCGGCCTGTTCCTCGCAACCGGGTTCGCCGGCCTGGCGCTCGGCGCGATCGTCGCCGTCGTCGTGCACTACGCACGCCGATTCACCGCACTGCCCGGACCGCTGCTCGCCGCGGGGGTGGCCGGATGCGGTTGGCTCGCAATCGAAGCCGTGCCGTTCTTCAAGTACCCGGCCAACCCGCCCGCGGTCGGCGACCCGGAGACGATCAACGAGCGGACCCTGCTGTGGCTCGCAGCGGTGATCCTCGGCCTGGTCGCTGTCGCGGCGGCCGTGTACGCGGGCCGACTACTGAAGAGCCAGGAACTGGTGTCCGCCCGCGTGATCGGCCAGATCGCCGCGTTCCTCGTGGTGGTCGCGGTGGGCTACATCGCACTGCCCGGAATCAACGAGGTGGGCGAGGACTTCCCCGCCACGCTGCTGTGGCAGTTCCGCATCTCGTCACTCGCCACCCAGGCGAGCCTGTGGCTCGCGCTCGGGCTGGCGTTCGCGTTCCTGACCGAACGCGCCCAGCGTCGCGCGATCCGTTAG
- a CDS encoding SH3-like domain-containing protein, with amino-acid sequence MPRFKVGDRVVVKDQTSIFHTRTQAFVRNQEGIVVEHRPEWVIPEDEAFDKLETGRKEPFYVVRFKQTDLWPRYTGYDIDTLETECAEGWLRPAGTNE; translated from the coding sequence ATGCCCAGGTTCAAGGTCGGCGACCGAGTGGTCGTCAAGGACCAGACGAGCATTTTCCACACCCGCACACAGGCTTTCGTACGCAATCAGGAGGGCATCGTCGTCGAGCACCGCCCCGAGTGGGTGATCCCCGAGGACGAGGCGTTCGACAAGCTGGAGACCGGGCGCAAGGAGCCGTTCTACGTCGTCCGTTTCAAGCAGACCGATCTGTGGCCGCGCTACACGGGATACGACATCGACACGCTCGAGACCGAGTGCGCCGAGGGCTGGCTCCGGCCCGCCGGGACGAACGAGTGA
- a CDS encoding winged helix-turn-helix transcriptional regulator, whose protein sequence is MRGGGGALEPGGDNALAMAFGVLGDEWNLWILGKALQGTRRYRDWVGTGEISNSVLTGRLARLVEVGLLEKVAFPRESMRAEYLLTDCGRAVWSVLATMWSWERRWAPDGRAGLLRMRHVACGAEFTPIMACARCREPAGFEDVATRVGPSGGSRRSIPAASSRRRSGGTRRPSHLPHTMELLGNRWSVSLLGAASFGATRFGEFCEWTGASSAIVADRLRSFTELGVMSESPVPERADRVTYHLTGKGRDFFPVVMHMIEWGQWWFRAPEGGAVLADHGPCAGSFTPRLVCGECAGVLQAREISVESPGLSSEADDDWLSGPGRARVTVHGKSSDLDHTAN, encoded by the coding sequence GTGCGTGGGGGCGGTGGTGCACTCGAACCCGGGGGCGACAACGCGCTGGCGATGGCCTTCGGTGTCCTGGGTGACGAATGGAACCTGTGGATCCTGGGCAAGGCGCTGCAGGGAACTCGGCGGTACCGGGATTGGGTGGGCACCGGCGAGATCTCGAATTCGGTGCTGACGGGCCGGCTCGCCCGCCTCGTCGAGGTCGGTCTGCTCGAGAAGGTGGCCTTTCCGCGAGAGTCGATGCGGGCGGAGTACCTGCTGACGGACTGCGGGCGGGCGGTGTGGTCCGTCCTGGCGACGATGTGGTCGTGGGAGCGCCGCTGGGCCCCGGACGGCCGGGCCGGGCTGCTGCGGATGCGGCACGTCGCCTGCGGAGCGGAGTTCACCCCGATCATGGCGTGTGCGCGGTGTCGTGAACCGGCCGGGTTCGAGGACGTGGCCACTCGGGTCGGCCCGAGTGGTGGTTCCCGGCGCAGCATCCCTGCGGCGTCGAGTCGTCGGCGTTCCGGTGGCACACGCAGGCCGTCCCACCTGCCGCACACGATGGAGTTGCTCGGCAACAGGTGGTCGGTCTCGTTGCTGGGGGCGGCGTCGTTCGGCGCGACGCGGTTCGGGGAATTCTGTGAATGGACAGGGGCCTCGTCGGCGATCGTGGCGGATCGACTCCGCAGTTTCACCGAACTCGGCGTGATGAGCGAGTCACCGGTGCCGGAGCGCGCGGACCGCGTCACGTACCACCTCACCGGCAAGGGGCGGGACTTCTTCCCGGTCGTGATGCACATGATCGAGTGGGGCCAGTGGTGGTTCCGGGCGCCGGAGGGCGGGGCCGTGCTGGCCGACCACGGGCCGTGCGCGGGATCCTTCACGCCGCGCTTGGTGTGCGGCGAGTGCGCCGGGGTACTGCAGGCCAGGGAGATTTCCGTCGAATCTCCCGGGCTCTCTTCGGAGGCCGACGACGACTGGTTGTCGGGACCAGGTCGCGCGCGGGTAACAGTTCATGGTAAATCTAGTGATCTAGATCACACCGCTAACTGA
- a CDS encoding CbtB domain-containing protein produces the protein MTLVHSPNRAIESLGIALVAVGVVLLALLTLYLVGFDQGAVSRTGMYMHELMHDGRHLLGLPCH, from the coding sequence ATGACCCTCGTCCACAGCCCTAATCGTGCAATCGAATCACTCGGAATCGCCCTGGTCGCGGTCGGAGTGGTTCTCCTCGCCCTGCTGACGCTCTACCTCGTCGGCTTCGACCAGGGCGCCGTCTCCCGCACCGGGATGTACATGCACGAACTGATGCACGACGGGCGACACCTGCTGGGGCTCCCGTGCCACTGA
- a CDS encoding sensor histidine kinase codes for MRSGTAARRSGDVGLSAPLRTVLSVKSETAGRIRRRLWTVGAVTLSVFCSLMTVGLASSSANTPAWNHGLGLVLALVAAAALTRRHQHPWQVLAICLAAPLVFETDATAALIALFAVARVARGFQLAGAALAVFVACGVSLTYDAYRLREYSVLTIGAEKPEDGVMEQYVVALWIPWLVAAILVGLVLVLALWARTRGQLALAEQSRDAATEQTDAIRDEMIRTEERTRIARDMHDTLAASLSRISLFAGALQVNAAESPEKVANSAAQIRATAHEALDDLKGIVGVLRGTAGPRERVGHQGIDAVPGLVQAARAAGMHCTLSTDLAPGDVGMLAGHVCFRVVQEALTNAQKYASDQVVAISVTGAPETGIDITVRNLLSTKPAQVDVGSRTGLRGLAEQARDIGGKLEAGRIDSEFVVNCWVPWSG; via the coding sequence ATGCGGTCGGGCACCGCCGCCCGACGTTCGGGGGATGTCGGGCTGTCGGCGCCGCTGCGTACGGTTCTGTCCGTGAAATCCGAGACTGCCGGCAGGATCCGGCGCCGCCTGTGGACGGTCGGCGCCGTCACGCTCAGCGTCTTCTGCTCGCTGATGACGGTGGGCCTCGCGTCCAGCTCCGCGAACACGCCGGCCTGGAACCACGGGCTCGGGCTCGTCCTCGCCCTGGTCGCGGCGGCAGCGCTGACCCGCCGGCACCAGCACCCGTGGCAGGTCCTCGCCATATGTCTCGCTGCCCCGCTCGTGTTCGAGACGGACGCGACGGCGGCGCTCATCGCGCTGTTCGCGGTCGCCCGCGTTGCGCGGGGATTCCAGTTGGCGGGCGCCGCTCTGGCCGTGTTCGTGGCGTGCGGGGTCTCGCTCACTTACGACGCGTACAGATTGCGGGAGTATTCGGTCCTCACGATCGGCGCCGAGAAGCCCGAGGACGGCGTGATGGAACAGTACGTCGTGGCGCTGTGGATTCCGTGGCTCGTCGCGGCGATCCTGGTGGGGCTGGTCCTGGTGCTGGCGCTGTGGGCGCGCACCCGGGGCCAGCTCGCCCTGGCCGAGCAGAGCCGTGATGCGGCCACCGAACAGACGGACGCGATCCGTGACGAGATGATCCGGACGGAGGAGCGCACCCGGATCGCCCGCGACATGCACGACACGCTGGCCGCCAGTCTCAGCCGGATCTCGTTGTTCGCGGGCGCATTGCAGGTCAACGCCGCTGAGTCGCCGGAGAAGGTCGCGAACTCCGCGGCACAGATCCGGGCGACGGCGCACGAGGCGCTCGACGACCTCAAGGGCATCGTCGGGGTCCTGCGAGGCACGGCCGGGCCGCGGGAACGGGTCGGACACCAGGGGATCGACGCGGTGCCCGGGCTCGTGCAGGCGGCCCGGGCGGCCGGAATGCACTGCACACTCAGCACCGATCTCGCTCCGGGAGACGTCGGCATGTTGGCGGGGCACGTCTGTTTCCGGGTGGTGCAGGAGGCGCTCACCAATGCGCAGAAGTACGCCAGTGACCAGGTGGTGGCCATCTCGGTGACGGGTGCGCCGGAGACCGGCATCGACATCACGGTTCGGAATCTGCTGAGCACCAAGCCCGCTCAGGTCGACGTCGGATCCCGGACCGGGCTGCGCGGGCTCGCCGAGCAGGCTCGGGACATCGGCGGGAAGCTCGAAGCCGGACGCATCGATTCGGAGTTCGTCGTGAACTGCTGGGTTCCCTGGTCCGGCTGA
- the scnC gene encoding thiocyanate hydrolase subunit gamma, translating into MSDPHAPIQASEEISEFEVLELALRELAIEKGLFSAEDHRRFSEWAESIGPPGGSKMVAKAWTDPEFKKRLLENGTEASKEVGIDWTDPTGTGTPSDYTFFYVLENTPEVHNVIVCTLCSCYPRPVLGMSPDWYRTPNYRRRMVRRPREVLAEFGLHFPSDVEVRVHDSNQKSRFMVMPMRPEGTEGWTEEQLEKIVTRDTMIGVALPSADWDASEAPSAGGGK; encoded by the coding sequence GTGAGCGATCCACACGCCCCCATCCAGGCTTCCGAGGAGATCAGCGAGTTCGAGGTACTCGAACTCGCGCTGCGGGAACTCGCGATCGAGAAGGGCCTGTTCTCGGCCGAGGACCATCGCCGTTTCTCCGAGTGGGCCGAATCGATCGGGCCGCCCGGCGGGTCGAAGATGGTCGCCAAAGCCTGGACCGACCCCGAGTTCAAGAAGCGTCTGCTCGAGAACGGCACCGAGGCCAGCAAGGAGGTGGGCATCGACTGGACCGACCCGACGGGCACCGGCACCCCCAGCGACTACACCTTCTTCTACGTCCTCGAGAACACCCCCGAGGTCCACAACGTGATCGTGTGCACGCTGTGCTCGTGCTACCCACGGCCCGTGCTCGGCATGTCGCCCGACTGGTATCGGACCCCGAACTACCGGCGGCGGATGGTCCGTCGTCCACGCGAGGTCCTCGCCGAGTTCGGCCTCCACTTCCCGTCCGATGTCGAAGTACGAGTGCATGATTCGAATCAGAAGTCGCGGTTCATGGTGATGCCGATGCGCCCCGAAGGCACCGAGGGTTGGACCGAGGAGCAGCTCGAGAAGATCGTCACCCGCGACACCATGATCGGCGTGGCACTGCCCTCCGCCGACTGGGATGCGTCCGAGGCACCGTCGGCAGGAGGTGGCAAGTGA
- a CDS encoding DUF4352 domain-containing protein — MSTPQQPAPPQPQPQPQPPAQKNWFARHKILTGLGAVIVAIVAITAVSGGSGDKPSDAARAAGATTGTAESPTDARIGTPVRDGKFEFVVNGVEAGVPSVGVNEYLTEKAQGQFVLVRMTVRNIGDRAQSFTTSAQKLVDAQDRQYSVDSMATITLDQGVAFEQVNPGNSVEATIVFDVPPGTVPAVLEVHDSVFSGGESILLQ, encoded by the coding sequence GTGAGCACTCCCCAGCAGCCCGCGCCCCCTCAGCCCCAGCCTCAGCCTCAGCCGCCGGCCCAGAAGAACTGGTTCGCCCGCCACAAGATCCTCACCGGGCTCGGCGCCGTGATCGTCGCGATCGTCGCGATCACCGCTGTCAGCGGCGGGTCGGGCGACAAGCCGTCGGACGCCGCCCGGGCGGCCGGCGCCACCACCGGCACCGCGGAGTCCCCCACGGACGCGCGGATCGGCACCCCCGTCCGTGACGGCAAGTTCGAGTTCGTCGTGAACGGCGTCGAGGCCGGGGTTCCGAGCGTCGGCGTCAACGAGTACCTCACAGAGAAGGCTCAGGGCCAGTTCGTCCTCGTCCGCATGACCGTGCGCAATATCGGGGACCGCGCGCAGAGCTTCACGACGTCCGCGCAGAAGCTCGTGGACGCACAGGACCGCCAGTACTCGGTCGACAGCATGGCCACGATCACACTCGACCAAGGCGTTGCGTTCGAACAGGTCAATCCGGGCAACTCCGTCGAGGCCACCATCGTCTTCGACGTTCCGCCGGGCACCGTTCCCGCGGTCCTCGAGGTTCACGACTCCGTGTTCTCCGGTGGCGAGTCGATCCTGCTGCAGTAG
- the mhuD gene encoding mycobilin-forming heme oxygenase MhuD, which translates to MAVVKINAIDVPEGAGPELEKRFANRAHAVENSPGFLGFQLLRPVKGDNRYFVVTQWESDEAFQAWASGPAREAHAGERAKPVASGASLLEFEVVLDVAAPKS; encoded by the coding sequence ATGGCAGTCGTGAAGATCAATGCAATCGATGTCCCCGAGGGTGCGGGTCCCGAACTGGAGAAGCGGTTCGCGAACCGTGCGCACGCGGTCGAGAACTCCCCGGGATTCCTGGGGTTCCAGCTCCTGCGTCCGGTAAAGGGCGACAACCGCTACTTCGTGGTGACGCAGTGGGAATCCGACGAGGCGTTCCAGGCGTGGGCGAGCGGGCCGGCCCGCGAGGCTCACGCCGGCGAGCGTGCGAAGCCGGTGGCCAGCGGCGCGTCGCTGCTCGAGTTCGAGGTCGTACTCGACGTGGCAGCGCCCAAGTCCTGA
- a CDS encoding DsbA family oxidoreductase, with the protein MTIESNASAQSRTALPAVLIEVWSDIACPWCYVGKRRFASALAEFPQRERVSVVWRSYQLAPETPVGARRSQLELVGERRGVPVEQARELYQHVARVAAEDGVTMDVDAIIAANTFDAHRLLHLAGERRDELLEGLFRGYFTDGKALDDRAVLVEIATSAGLDPAETAAALDSDAGSDLVRADIETARQLQVSGVPFFVANRRLAVSGAQPQDVFTELLRQAVEHADSEYAESGAALGQEAEGCTDDSCAI; encoded by the coding sequence GTGACCATCGAGAGCAACGCAAGCGCCCAGTCCCGAACCGCCCTGCCCGCCGTCCTGATCGAGGTGTGGTCGGACATCGCCTGCCCATGGTGCTACGTCGGCAAGCGTCGGTTCGCGTCGGCGCTGGCAGAATTCCCTCAGCGCGAACGGGTTTCGGTGGTCTGGCGTTCGTACCAGCTGGCTCCCGAGACCCCGGTCGGGGCGCGACGGAGCCAGCTCGAGCTCGTCGGCGAGCGTCGGGGCGTCCCGGTCGAGCAGGCGCGGGAGCTCTACCAGCACGTCGCCCGCGTTGCCGCGGAGGACGGTGTGACCATGGACGTCGACGCCATCATCGCGGCCAACACGTTCGACGCCCACCGCTTGCTGCACCTGGCGGGAGAGCGTCGGGACGAGCTGCTCGAGGGGTTGTTCCGGGGATACTTCACCGACGGCAAGGCGCTCGACGACCGTGCCGTCCTGGTCGAGATCGCGACGAGCGCCGGTCTGGACCCTGCCGAGACGGCCGCGGCACTGGACAGCGATGCCGGCTCCGACCTGGTGCGCGCGGACATCGAGACTGCCCGGCAGCTCCAGGTGTCGGGTGTGCCGTTCTTCGTCGCGAACCGGCGCCTCGCGGTGTCCGGTGCGCAGCCGCAGGACGTGTTCACGGAGTTGCTGCGTCAGGCGGTCGAGCACGCCGACAGCGAATACGCAGAAAGCGGTGCAGCCCTCGGCCAGGAGGCCGAGGGCTGCACCGACGATTCGTGCGCGATCTGA
- a CDS encoding CbtA family protein encodes MPLTGSLKTLLLRGILAGLIAGLLTGAVAFALGEPHVAAAIAIEESAPASDATAAHEHADPNATTGHSHSDSGEPLVSRDGQRVGLILATALAGVALGAIFGVVAHYARQHTGMSGPLLALGLAGAGWLAVEAVPFFKYPANPPAVGDPDTINQRTWLWLAALVLGLAAVAAGAYVSKILASQPYWTLRVASSVVTFLVVVTVGYLLLPTVNEVGENFPATLLWQFRVSSMATQATLWLGLGLAFAFLTERAQRGGTSGPTTPLTAPDQATRSGTARS; translated from the coding sequence GTGCCACTGACCGGTTCGCTGAAGACGCTGCTGCTGCGGGGAATCCTCGCCGGACTGATCGCCGGACTCCTGACCGGTGCAGTCGCTTTCGCTCTCGGGGAACCGCACGTCGCGGCGGCCATCGCGATCGAGGAATCGGCCCCTGCGAGCGACGCGACCGCCGCACACGAACACGCCGACCCGAACGCGACCACCGGCCACTCCCACTCCGACAGTGGCGAACCCCTCGTCTCGCGGGACGGGCAACGGGTCGGCCTGATCCTGGCGACGGCACTGGCCGGCGTCGCCCTCGGTGCGATCTTCGGCGTGGTGGCCCACTACGCCCGACAGCACACCGGGATGTCGGGTCCGCTACTGGCACTGGGACTGGCCGGCGCGGGATGGCTGGCCGTCGAGGCCGTACCGTTCTTCAAGTACCCGGCCAATCCGCCCGCGGTGGGAGATCCGGACACGATCAACCAGCGCACCTGGTTGTGGCTGGCCGCACTGGTTCTCGGACTCGCCGCCGTGGCCGCCGGTGCCTACGTGTCGAAGATACTTGCCTCACAGCCCTATTGGACGCTACGCGTGGCATCCTCGGTGGTCACGTTCCTCGTCGTCGTCACCGTCGGCTACCTGCTGCTGCCCACCGTGAACGAGGTGGGGGAAAACTTCCCGGCCACGCTGCTGTGGCAGTTCCGGGTCTCGTCGATGGCCACGCAGGCGACCCTGTGGCTCGGCCTCGGCCTCGCCTTCGCCTTCCTCACCGAACGGGCCCAGCGCGGCGGAACATCCGGGCCGACAACCCCTCTCACCGCACCGGATCAGGCGACGAGAAGCGGAACCGCGCGATCATAG
- a CDS encoding class I adenylate-forming enzyme family protein: MGSLKLHPQIRIDEYTGSGEWTRETVQQLFADRVRERGSQLAVVDPANKAEYVDGLPRRGTWVELAAEVDRLAAVLLDAGVRAGDVVGVQLPNTVEQVVVFLASWRIGAIVSPLPVHSVESEIVDVCNEACVSAFVTAGRVGSNSVAARVMSVRTQIPTLRTVLSYGVSVPDGVVRIGHAVPSSADRERVAAHAAAHVADPNDCIAICWTAGTGGAPKGVPHAHYESLSLARGVVDAAWLTAADVMLNPFPMMTAAGITGTLLPWLSVGCVLVQHQPFDLGVFLNQIAEEKVTYTAGRPAVLAAIDRRDAPAVDLSTVTRIGVGSAPLAPETVQAWKDRYGVELVGYFGTIEGVSLRAEPVSTAEPGQRTLLYPRIGHSDALQIKLVHPATGAEIVDRGVVGELRVKGPTVFAGYLNPSRDRDPFDADGYLATGELFVIDGPWDRYLRYVDRAADLIVHDGVPIGSLELEMLIAEHPSVVEAAVVGCPDNRSGERVVAVVSCRPGAVLSLEELAEFLAARGVAPVEMPQRLVISRGLPRNHACNVVKRLLREELSRG; this comes from the coding sequence ATGGGGAGCCTGAAGCTTCACCCTCAGATCCGCATCGACGAGTACACGGGCTCGGGGGAGTGGACTCGGGAAACCGTTCAACAACTGTTCGCCGATCGGGTCCGGGAGCGGGGATCGCAGCTCGCCGTGGTGGATCCCGCCAACAAGGCCGAATACGTCGACGGGTTGCCGCGCAGGGGCACCTGGGTCGAACTCGCCGCCGAGGTCGATCGGCTCGCGGCGGTGCTCCTCGATGCCGGGGTGCGGGCGGGTGACGTCGTCGGCGTCCAGTTGCCGAACACCGTCGAGCAGGTCGTCGTCTTCCTCGCGTCGTGGCGGATCGGTGCGATCGTCTCGCCCCTGCCGGTGCATTCGGTGGAGTCCGAGATCGTGGACGTGTGCAACGAGGCGTGCGTGAGCGCCTTCGTGACCGCGGGCCGTGTCGGATCGAATTCTGTTGCAGCAAGGGTGATGTCGGTGCGGACGCAGATCCCCACGCTCCGAACGGTGCTCAGCTACGGCGTCAGCGTGCCCGACGGCGTCGTGCGCATCGGTCACGCGGTACCCAGCTCGGCCGACCGCGAGCGGGTGGCCGCCCATGCCGCGGCTCACGTCGCCGATCCCAACGACTGCATCGCGATCTGCTGGACGGCGGGCACGGGGGGCGCTCCGAAGGGGGTGCCACATGCCCACTACGAATCGCTCAGCCTGGCAAGGGGAGTCGTCGATGCGGCATGGCTGACTGCCGCGGACGTCATGCTCAATCCCTTCCCGATGATGACCGCCGCCGGAATCACCGGGACCCTGCTTCCCTGGCTGTCGGTCGGATGCGTGTTGGTGCAGCATCAACCTTTCGACCTCGGCGTGTTCCTGAATCAGATCGCCGAGGAAAAGGTCACCTACACGGCCGGGCGGCCGGCCGTGCTCGCCGCGATCGACCGGCGCGACGCACCCGCGGTCGACCTGTCGACGGTGACCCGCATCGGGGTGGGGTCGGCGCCGTTGGCGCCCGAAACCGTGCAGGCGTGGAAGGACCGCTACGGCGTCGAACTGGTCGGCTACTTCGGCACCATCGAGGGCGTGAGCCTGCGGGCGGAACCGGTGTCCACGGCGGAGCCGGGACAGCGGACGCTGCTGTACCCGCGGATCGGACACTCGGACGCCCTGCAGATCAAGCTCGTTCACCCCGCGACCGGCGCGGAGATCGTGGACCGGGGTGTCGTGGGCGAGCTGCGGGTCAAGGGGCCGACGGTGTTCGCCGGCTACCTCAATCCGTCCCGTGATCGAGACCCGTTCGATGCGGACGGCTACCTCGCGACCGGGGAGCTGTTCGTGATCGACGGACCGTGGGACCGCTACCTGCGGTACGTCGACCGGGCGGCGGATCTGATCGTGCACGACGGTGTGCCCATCGGATCGCTGGAACTCGAGATGTTGATCGCCGAGCATCCGTCCGTCGTGGAGGCGGCGGTGGTCGGCTGTCCGGACAACCGGTCCGGTGAGCGTGTCGTGGCCGTCGTGTCGTGTCGCCCCGGTGCGGTGCTGAGCCTCGAGGAGCTCGCGGAGTTTCTCGCGGCCCGGGGCGTCGCCCCGGTCGAGATGCCGCAGCGCCTCGTGATCTCCCGGGGGCTGCCCCGTAACCACGCCTGCAACGTCGTCAAGCGGCTGCTGCGTGAGGAGCTCAGCCGCGGTTGA